In the Acidobacteriota bacterium genome, GGGGAAGGCTACGAGGTGGACTTCTACGCCCTGCAGCTGGACAGTCTGGAGCAGCTTCTGCGCGGCAGCCAGAAGCCCGCTTGGCTCCTGGGGCATCGCCCTCTCTGGAGCGTCGAGGAATTCGGCAGCGACCAGCCCACCGTCGACAACCCGACGCTACAGGCAGCCCTCAAGGCCACCCGAGGCGGCGCTTTGCCGGGGCAAGTGCAGCTGGTCCTCTCCGGCCACATGCACCAATTCTTCTCCATGACCTTCGACGGCCCTCGGCCGCCCCAGCTGGTCATCGGCAATAGCGGCGTCGTGCTGGACGGCAACCAGATGCCCTCCCCCTTCGACGACGTCACCGTCGACGGCCTGCAGGCTCAGGGGCTGTCGGTGGCCTCCGGAGCCAACTACGGCTATCTCGGCGTCGAGATGATCCACGGCGCCCGCTGGCAGGGAACGGTCTACGCCTTCGATGCCGCCGGCAACCCCCAAGACCAACCCGTCGCCACCTGCGCCCAGCCGGTGCAGGACGGGCGGCTCTGTCAGCCGGGAACCTGAACGGTCTGGATTCTGAGGGTTGGGGGGAGCGGGGAAGGGTGGTGCCGGGAGCGGAAGAATGTGGCATACTAAATTCGGTACGAATATATACCGAGGAGCTTATGAGGCACCGCACCCAGGATACTTACCCCCTCAGCCACTTTCGCCAGCGCACCGGCGAGCACCTGGCCCGGCTCAAAGAAGGGCGAGTCGAGACCATCACCCAGAACGGTGAGGCCGCCATGGTGGTGATGAGCCCTGAGACCTACGACGCCCTGCAGATCACCATCGAGCGGGGTCCCATCTGGGATCGGGCGATCGCACGGATCGAGAGCGGAGAGCGGGGAGTCGAGGCGAGGGAAGCGATTGAGAAGATCGCGGCGGAGCTCGGACTCGAGCTCTAGCCAGGGAGTTGCCGCTTCGAGATGCCTGCCGAGTACGAAGTCCGCTACGGACAGGAGGCGCTTACGGCTCTTGAGGAGACGGTTC is a window encoding:
- a CDS encoding type II toxin-antitoxin system prevent-host-death family antitoxin codes for the protein MRHRTQDTYPLSHFRQRTGEHLARLKEGRVETITQNGEAAMVVMSPETYDALQITIERGPIWDRAIARIESGERGVEAREAIEKIAAELGLEL